A single genomic interval of Candidatus Methylomirabilota bacterium harbors:
- a CDS encoding alpha/beta hydrolase, whose translation IWYQIFHTLSWADELVGASRATIMLYLRHFLMHWSHRTEWVTEQELQHYVDAYSQPGALRGGFNYYRARERTRMTEGDPPPATFSVPQPTLVLWGEADPILPVTWADRLSEYFPQLTFKRVPAVGHFMMREAPDLVVDEVLRFLGPCR comes from the coding sequence ATCTGGTACCAAATCTTTCACACCTTGTCCTGGGCGGATGAGCTCGTCGGGGCGAGCCGGGCGACGATCATGCTTTACCTGCGCCACTTCCTGATGCACTGGTCGCACCGGACGGAGTGGGTTACCGAGCAGGAGCTACAGCATTACGTGGATGCCTACTCCCAGCCCGGGGCTCTCCGCGGAGGCTTCAACTACTACCGCGCCCGCGAGCGCACGCGGATGACCGAGGGCGACCCCCCGCCCGCCACGTTCTCAGTGCCCCAACCGACGCTGGTCCTCTGGGGAGAGGCGGACCCGATCCTGCCAGTTACTTGGGCCGATCGTTTATCGGAATACTTCCCCCAGCTCACCTTCAAACGGGTCCCCGCGGTTGGCCACTTCATGATGCGCGAGGCACCCGACCTCGTCGTCGACGAGGTGCTCCGCTTCCTCGGCCCCTGCCGATA